In Mycobacterium branderi, the DNA window ACCAAGTGGTTCGACGAGCAGTTCATCGCCGCCGGCGCCAACGGGATCGAGCAGGCGGTCATCCTGGCCGCCGGGTTGGACGCGCGAGCCTGGCGACTGCCGTGGGTGCACGGCACCGTCGTCTACGAGATCGACCAGCCTCGGGTATTGGAGTTCAAGGCCGAAACTCTCGCCGCGCACAGCGCCCGACCGGCGGCCGGCTACTGCGCCGTCCCGGTCGACCTGCGCCAGGACTGGCCAAAGGCGTTGCGGGACGCTGGTTTTGACCCTTCGGCCGCTACGGTGTGGTCAGCCGAAGGACTGCTGTCCTACTTGCCGGCGGCCGGCCAGGATCTGCTGTTCGAGCGGATCGTCGAGCTCAGCGCGCCGGGCAGCCGGGTGGCGGTCGAGGCGTTCAGCCCGCGATTCTTCGACCCCGAATACCTGGAACGCCAGGCCGAGCAGTGGCGCCGCATCCGGGAGAGCGGCGCGCAGACCCCGAACGATCTGTGGTACGTCGAAGAACGCACCGACCTCGAACAGTGGCTGACCGGGCGCGGCTGGAAAGTCGCCGCGATCGAGGCACTGGATTTGATGCGGCGTTACGGGCGATCACCCGCCGCCGACGACGAACAGACCATCCCGCGCAGCGTTTTCATCGAAGGCCGACGACCGAGCTAGACACACCGGAAAATCGGGTGCGTGGCGGGGCGGCCGCCGGGTAGGTTCGGCTGATGCTCACCGTGGCACAACGGCTTACGGGAGCACGGCGGTTGTTCATCGTGTCGACGACGGTCGCGATGGTCAACCACGGCCTGTGGGTCCCGTTGGTCTTTCTGTTCTTCACGCTCGGCCGCGGCCTGCCGCTCACCGGGGCCGGGATGGCCGCGACCGTCGGCAACACCGGCGCCCTGTTCGTCGGGGCCGTCGTGTCCGGACGGGTTCTCGACCGGCTGGGACCGTTCCGGACGATGACGGTGTCGGGCGTTCTGGCCGCCGGTGCGTTCCTGGGCTTCCTGGTCACCACTACCCTCGCGGCGGCCGCGTTGTTCTGCTTCGCCGCCTCGATGGCCGCCAACATGTTCTTCACCAGCGATCCCGAGGCGGTTCGCCGCCTGACGGCCGAGGGGCACGACCGCACGCAGATGTTCGCCGCTCTGACCACGGTGCGAGTACTCGGCTTCGGCATCGGCGCGCTGGGCGCGACGTTGGGTCTGGTCCTCGACGCCGGTTCCGGATGGTTCTGGTCGGTGCTTGTCGCGCTGATCGCTAGCGGTGAGTTGATCACTGCGATCCTGTATTGGCAGTTGCGCTGGGTCGACGACGCGGGCGGTCCGGACGAGCCGGGTGAATGGCAGCCGCCGCGGTACCGCGACGTCGTCCGGCAAGGCGGATTCATGGCGTTCGTTGCGGGCGTCTTCGTCATCGCGCTGACCACGATCGGCATGGACACGGCGCTGCCGCTGTTCATGCTGTCGGTGGGGCTGCCGAAATGGTCGACGACGGTGGCGTACGTGGCCATCTGTGTGGCGGTAGCGGCGTCGGCCCGGTTGGTGTCGGCGATCGGCCGGCGGGTGGCACACCTGCGGATCCTGTCGTGGTCCACGGCGTTGTGTGCGGTCAGTTTCCTGGTGGTGGACAGTCTGGTCGCGGTCCAAAATGCCGGTGCCGCAGCGTTGTTCGCGGTACTGGCCGTCGGGCTGATTCTGTTCAGCATGTCCGACGCGGCCTGCAACACCCTCGGCGCGAACATCATGCTGACGTTTGCGCCGGAGGAGTCCTCCGGGCGGCACGGCTCGCTGCTACAGACCGCATGGGCGGCGGCGACGGCGGTCGCACCGGGCATGTACGCCGCGCTGTTCAGCGCGGGCCGGATCCTGCCGTGGCTGGTCAGCTCGGCGTTGTTGGCCATCGCCGCAACGGTATTCGGCGCGGTGCACCGCGGCGCCGGGCGTGCGGCTTAACACTAGAACGGTGGCGGTTCGTCGTGGTCGCCGGGTGGGGGTAGATCGAAGTAGCTTCAATAATCGGCTCTTCGTGCCGCCCGACGCGTTCATTGAATGCCAAGCGCCCCCACGATCCGTCATTCACCATCGAGGGGAAGTCTGTTGAGAAGGGGGAACGCAATGAGCACTGTTCTTGAACGGAGACGGGCACTCTGGCCGAACCCGCATACCCGCGCAGACGCGGCCCGACTGTACGCCGAGGGGATGGAGTTGAGGGACGTGCTAGAGCGCTACCCCAATGAGGTGATCAGTGTCTCGGGCGGAAAGCCACGCGGGGCTGCGCGGCGAGCGATATATGCGCATTGGGCGCTGCTCCAGGAAATGGTGGGTGAGCCGGACATCGACCCAGACGACCGCCTCGCCGTCGAGCGGGTGATTCGCGAGGAGGGACCAGAGATTGCCATGTGCCGCACGGGTAGCGCGTTGACGAAATACAAGGCCGACTTCCCCGAGATGAATCGCTTCCCGAACCTCGCCTGGTGGGCCAGTCAGGCACCGTCGAATTGGCCGCGCTGAAGCGCGGCGACACTGGGCATAGCACGACCGGCTCGCGGCCAGACCCTGGCTGATCCGCATCGCCACAGCCACCTCGGCGCCCACCGCTGCCTCGGTACCCGAACAGCGCGAGAGCCGATAACCGAACAACTGTCACCGCAGCGGCGACGACGGGCCCGTTCTGCGCTTTCCGCCGGATTGTCCACAGTTCGGCTTCTATCCACAGCGGGGCTTGTCGCGGGCATCGGTGTCGGACCCCATCGATATGATTTCGAACATGCGTTCGGATAGCCGGGAGGAGATCGTCGAGGCCTTCGACGCACTCGAATCTGCCATGAAGCGCGCCCTGGATCTGTCCTTCGAGGTGTTGACCACTCCGGAATGCCTGGCCATGTTGGAGCGCTGTGAAACCATCCGCCGGCGGTTGCCGGCGGTGGAGCATCCGCTGATCAACCAGCTGGCCGAACAGGCCAGCGACACCGAGTTGGGCGGCACGCTGCGCTTCGCGCTGGCCGAGCGGCTACGCATCACCCCGGCCGAAGCCTCCCGGCGCATCCACGACGCCAAAGACCTCGGGCCGCGCCAGGCCATGACCGGCGAACCCCTCGACGCGCTGCTGCCCGCCACCGCCGCCGCCCAGCGCGCCGGGCAGATCGGGGCCGCTCATGTGGCCGTGATCCGTGGTTTCATGCACCGGCTGCCCGGCTTCGTCGACGCCGAGACCCGCGCACACGCCGAGGCCCACCTGGCCGAGTTGGCCGGGCAGCATCGCCCCGACGACCTAGCCATGTTGGCCCAGCGGCTCACCGACTGCCTCAACCCCGACGGCGACTTCACCGACGACGAGCGGGCGCGCCGACGCGGCCTGACCCTGGGCAAGCAAGGCCCCGATCTCATGTCGCACCTAAGCGGCTGGATCACCCCGGAACTGCGCGCCACCCTCGAAGCCGTGTGGGCCAAACTCGCCGCCCCCGGCATGTGCAACCCCGCCGATTCGGCACCCGTCGTCGACGGACCACCCCCCGAGGAGACGGCCCGCCGCGACACCCGCAGCACCGCTCAACGCCAGCACGACGC includes these proteins:
- a CDS encoding SAM-dependent methyltransferase → MTRTDDDSWDITESVGATALSVALARARETECECPLFTDRYAQYFVDAAVERGWRPPSSGPMAERLRIIGGYAAARTKWFDEQFIAAGANGIEQAVILAAGLDARAWRLPWVHGTVVYEIDQPRVLEFKAETLAAHSARPAAGYCAVPVDLRQDWPKALRDAGFDPSAATVWSAEGLLSYLPAAGQDLLFERIVELSAPGSRVAVEAFSPRFFDPEYLERQAEQWRRIRESGAQTPNDLWYVEERTDLEQWLTGRGWKVAAIEALDLMRRYGRSPAADDEQTIPRSVFIEGRRPS
- a CDS encoding MFS transporter; protein product: MLTVAQRLTGARRLFIVSTTVAMVNHGLWVPLVFLFFTLGRGLPLTGAGMAATVGNTGALFVGAVVSGRVLDRLGPFRTMTVSGVLAAGAFLGFLVTTTLAAAALFCFAASMAANMFFTSDPEAVRRLTAEGHDRTQMFAALTTVRVLGFGIGALGATLGLVLDAGSGWFWSVLVALIASGELITAILYWQLRWVDDAGGPDEPGEWQPPRYRDVVRQGGFMAFVAGVFVIALTTIGMDTALPLFMLSVGLPKWSTTVAYVAICVAVAASARLVSAIGRRVAHLRILSWSTALCAVSFLVVDSLVAVQNAGAAALFAVLAVGLILFSMSDAACNTLGANIMLTFAPEESSGRHGSLLQTAWAAATAVAPGMYAALFSAGRILPWLVSSALLAIAATVFGAVHRGAGRAA
- a CDS encoding 13E12 repeat family protein, whose product is MRSDSREEIVEAFDALESAMKRALDLSFEVLTTPECLAMLERCETIRRRLPAVEHPLINQLAEQASDTELGGTLRFALAERLRITPAEASRRIHDAKDLGPRQAMTGEPLDALLPATAAAQRAGQIGAAHVAVIRGFMHRLPGFVDAETRAHAEAHLAELAGQHRPDDLAMLAQRLTDCLNPDGDFTDDERARRRGLTLGKQGPDLMSHLSGWITPELRATLEAVWAKLAAPGMCNPADSAPVVDGPPPEETARRDTRSTAQRQHDALLAGLRGLLASGELGQHNGLPASIIVTANLKDLEAGTGHGLTGGGTLLPMSDVIRIASHAHHYLAIFDKGKALALYHTKRLASPAQRIVLYAKDHGCSFPNCPVPGYHCEAHHCTPYAKCHTTDVNDLTLGCGGHHPIAENGWTTRKLKNGDTEWIPPPHLDHGQPRTNNYWHPDKLLRPDDDEDDDP